The Oncorhynchus clarkii lewisi isolate Uvic-CL-2024 chromosome 12, UVic_Ocla_1.0, whole genome shotgun sequence genome segment GTGTTTTTccttgttggaacattgcttcatTTTTGAGTAAATTCTCTGATTATTACtcagttatgtttggggcaaatccaactcAACACATTACTAAGtaacactcttcatattttcaagcatggtcggtggctgcatcatgttatgggtatgcttgtcattgccAAGGACTGAGGAGTTTTTTTTAGGATGAAAAATAATGGAATagatcctagaggaaaacctggttcagtctcctgagagacTACtgagacactgggagacaaattcaccattcagctggacaataacctaaaacacaaggccaaatataaactcacgttgcttaccaagacgacactgagtgacctagttacagttttgagttaaattggcttgaaaatctgtCATTACTTTaaaatgactgtctagcaatgatcaacaaccaacttgacagagcttgaagataaaaacatttttttttaagtgcaaatagtgtacaatccagatgtgcaaagctcttagtgtcacgcctgctcccactcCCTGGCGCTCAAAggcaccaggctccccagcattatgcactcctgccaccatcattatggACACCTGTCTTCCCCCTGTCACGTGCATaagcgattattggactcacctggactcaatcacctctgtcattacctcccctatatctgtctggttccctgctctgttccctgcttcagcATTAATTGTCATTTGTCGTTTTGTACctgtgtgctgacgctgttcttGTCTTGGTCTTTGTCTGTTTCCTGATTAAATGTTGaatccctgtacctgcttctcatctccggaGTCGGTCCTTacacttagagacttacccagaaagactcacagttgtaatcactgccaaaggtgatggtgtgaatacttatggaaattagatatatttgtatttaattttttatacatttgcaaacatttctataaaaacattttcactttgtcattatggggtattgtgtgtagatgggtgagattgttttatttatttaattcctTTTGAATTGCTGTAACACAACCggggctgtaacacaactaaatgtgtaataagtcaaggggtaagaatactttctgaaggcactatatccTAAGACCTGTGTACTACACATACCTGTATCCAATATCGTCCCAGCCCCGGTCATCCTGGTGAAAGCGTTGCATGGACCTCATGTCTGCAGAACACTGCTGAAAGGTGAGACAAGGCTGGCCAGGCTGGAATGTGTGGTGGATGTACATGAACGAGAGGGGGAGTGACAGGGGGGTGGGAGTGCCCCGATATGGTGCAGCCCCCCACTGACACCGTGGGATAATAGCTGGACAGTCTAGAGGTAGGGCGATCCAGAGAGATATTGAGTTTTAACATGTTTATCCACTCCTTTTTTCAACAATAACACCATGTCTCAATTATTGTTACCATTTGTGCTTTCTTGGATCAAAGTCAAAATTATTCCAATCAATGTTTACCTGTCCTTTTTTAGCTTTCCCTGCACTACAGTAACTCTCTGTATCTCCACTGTCTCCCTCTGCAGTGGGGTTTACTTACCCATGTATCTGTGGACAAACTCCTTTATTCCTTCCCTCACCACAGCTGTCAGCTCTTCCTTTTCCTGTGCCAACATCGTGGAGTGGTCGATCAGTCTCCTCTGAAGGACCAGGGATCTCACCACCTGCCTCTGCAGGAGGGGGGGCCTGGCCAGTTCTCTGAAGTTCTCCCTGCGTAGGTGGCTGATCAGACGAGGAGCAGCATCCAGTCCTTCCCCCTCAAGACGATGACAGTAGTACCTCCTCAGTAGGCTGCTCAGCTTGAGAGGACGCTGGGACTGAGCTGAGACCTCAATCCCCAGAATCACACCATCCATACCGCCGTTAACCAGGGCATCGGTGGCGAGGGAGGGCTTGTCGGAGAGGGTGAAGACCTGAGGCGAGGTCACGTCATCCCAGCAGCCATCAGGGCCCAGGcgttgggagaggagagagctgtggAAGCGCTGGAAGGACAGACCCAAGTTCCTAGCCAAAGTGAGGGGGTACAGGCCACGGACCCGACACCTCGTCTTAGACACTAGCCCAGCTTCAATACCCAGGAGAACTGGGCTCATATCAACCGTGGTGCCATCAGCAGTAAGGACAACcccttcctctctacctctctctgtcaccttgtGGCGCATAGCCCTGACAATGAAATCTGAGAGATTGGAGTCCATGACTGGTGCCTCTGAGGTGCTGTCCTCCCTGATAGTGCCCAAGAAGTGCTGCATGAACTCATCTCTGAGACCGGCTGCCCTGCGCAGGCCTCTCAACACATTTACAGGCTCCAGTCCAGGGTTACTGTCTTCTACCTGCTCCAACACTCTGATGAAGTCGTCCATATGCTGGGAGGACGTGACTGAAATCAGAAAACACACTCGTTTACATTTGATAATATTCAGCATCGCTTTTCTATAAACAAAAACGACATACTGTTCTGTAATGCACCCTATATTGCATAAAATAGCATTTTCTTgcaactttatttatttatattatttatttcacctttatttaaccaggtaggcaagttgagaacaagttctcatttacaattgcgacctggccaagataaagcaaagcagttcgacacatacaacaacacagagttacacatggagtaaaacaaacatacagtcaataatacagtagaaaaataagtctatatacaatgtgagcaaatgaggtgagataagggaggtaaaggcaataaataggccatggtggtgaagtaaatacaatatagcaattaaacactggaatggtagatctgcggtggaagaatgtgcaaagtagagatagaaataatggggtgcaaaggagcaaaataaaaaaaatacagtagggggagaggtagttgtttgggctaaattatacatgggctatgtacaggtgcagtaatctgtgagctgctctgacagctggtgcttaaagctagtgagggagataaatgtttccagtttcagagatttttgtagttcgttccagtcattggcaacagcgaactggaaggagaggcggccaaaggaagaattggttttggggtgaacagagagatatacctgctggagcgcgtgctacaggtgggtgttgctatggtgaccagcaagctgagataaggggggactttacctagcagggtcttgtagatgaccaggagccagtggtttggcgacgagtatgaagagggccagccaacgataGTGTCCAGGTCGCAGtgttgggtagtatatggggctttggtgacaaaacggatggcactgtgatagactgcatccaatttattgagtagggtattggaagctattttgtaaatgacatcgccgaagtcgaggatcggtaggatggtcagttttacaagggtatgtttggcagcatgagtgaaggatgctttgttgcgaaataggaagccaattctagatttaactttggattggaaatgtttgatgtgagtctggaaggagagtttacagtctaaccagacacctaggtatttgtagttgtctacatattctaggtcagaaccgtccagagtagtgatgttggacgggcgggcaggtgcaggcagcgatcggttgaagaacatgcatttagttttacttgtatttaagagcaattggaggccacgaaggagagttgtatggcattgaagctcgtctggagggttattaacacagtgtccaaagaagagccagaagtatacagaatggtgtcgtctgtgtagaggtggatcagagactcaccagcagcaagagcgatatcattgatgtatacagagaagagagtcggtccaagaattgaaccctgtggcacccccatagagactgccagaggtccggacaacagaccctccgatttgacacactgaactctatcagagaagtagttggtgaaccaggcgaggcaataatttgagaaaccaaggctatcgagtctgccgatgaggatgtggtgattgacagagtcgaaagccttggccaggtcaatgaatacacctgcacagtattgtttcttatcgatggcatttaagatatcgtttaggatattgagcgtggctgaggtgcacccatgaccagctctgaaaccagattgcatagcggagaaggtatggtgagattcgaaatggtcggtaatctgtttgttgacttggctttcgaagagcTTAGAacggcagggtaggatagatataggtctgtagcagtttgggtctagaggcagggtaggatagatataggtctgtagcagtttgggtcaagagtgtcccctttgaagagggggatgactgcagctgctttccaatctttgggaaacTCAGATgagacaaaagagaggttgaacaggctagtaataggggttgcaacaattccggcagatcattttagaaagaaagggtcttCCTCTAAGTAACTGTAATGCATTTCCATGCTgactttcttgctctctctcgaaAAGAGTTTGACTGGTCACGACCTTTAAATAAATAGGAGAAAAGTGAACACAAACAGATTGAGTTACCTTTGGTATCAGTGTGAGCACTGACCAAGACCACAAGAAGGGTCAGACACCATTTCCAGTGCGGTTCCATTGGAGAAATCATTGAGTCTTCAACGCCCTGTGCTCCTGACATGTATTATGCATGGCATCGCCTACCTTGAAACATTTATAGGAAGGAAAACACATCAAGTGGATTATGCAACCACTGTACAAACAGATACGGTGCTGATTAATTTGAGCCATTCATTGAGGGACATGGTGTGGGAAATTGGCAACTGTTAGGTAAGTGTGTTTGTCCTTCTGGCTCAAGGTCTTTctgaatttaaatgtttaaatgtttacCTTATTGCCTTACACCACTGTCACTATTACAACCTTTAGGTCGGCAATTTATTTTCCCCCCTTCTCCTCAAGTACTTTGCATAGACTGTTGTTTCATAATATCTAAATATTAAACAATATTCTGTTTAAAACTACTGTACAGCAGCATcacattgtgtgttgtgtttaggTAACAGTCTCTATTTAATAATTGAAAGGTCTGTGACGCATGAGAAGGCAAGCATGTTCTTGTTTCTTTTCCAAATGGCCCTGGAAATACACAGCAAGAACTCAAACTTAAAGGAATATTTATTTAAACCATGCAATTGACATTAGGACATCTtgcatttttaaaaactttttcaAGGCATATAATTTAGATTACACATGTGGCAACCGCTAAATGTCAGATGAGCACATGCACTGCTGATGATAGATTAGTGCTTTACTAGAACAAGACACGTGACCAGAACAGGAAGTCACCAACACCGCAGCAGGCTGAAAACATTGAAATACGGTACGGGGTTTTAGGTCCTTATATAAGAATAATGAATTAACTAAATAAATATGTTTAGCTTGTTAACAGTGTGAATAACTTTTGGCTTTTTTGTCGTCGAGTGAGTTCGCTAGCTTGCTtgccaattttagctagctaaattagcacTAGCTAGCAGCTACATTAGCTGGCTAGTTATGCTAGCATCCAATATACTTTATCTTCCCCTTTCATCTGCGCTAGCAGCCACTGTTGTTTTTCCAATGCAGTTAGCTCCTCCTAATTCACGGAATCGTCGTTGACTAATTTCTGCATATGTACTGCAGGTAAAGATTTCCGCAGCCCGCGCATGCGCCGAAGCTGGCCCTCTTGAGGCGCGGCTACCTGAATCCCAAAACAACCCCCATAAGCCGTACTCCTTTCACCTGATTTATGCGCGAGGCACGTGACTACACAGCGAGCTGTGACGAATTCTAGAGGTGTGAGCCATACTTCCGCCCTAGGCACTTGTTAAGATCTAAAAAATAAATACTACTCAGATACTAACTTGTTAAGAAGGATAGGTAAACATTGTGGTTGAAGATCCTGCCCTCTAGGCTAGTTGAAAGTGTTGCCAGTTATCTATCTATAGCTAATCCTCTCAGATCTTCGCCTGCCTAGGGTAGTGGTGAGGGGTTGATTTGGAATTGAGAGGGCTA includes the following:
- the LOC139421379 gene encoding N-acetylmuramoyl-L-alanine amidase-like, coding for MSGAQGVEDSMISPMEPHWKWCLTLLVVLVSAHTDTKVTSSQHMDDFIRVLEQVEDSNPGLEPVNVLRGLRRAAGLRDEFMQHFLGTIREDSTSEAPVMDSNLSDFIVRAMRHKVTERGREEGVVLTADGTTVDMSPVLLGIEAGLVSKTRCRVRGLYPLTLARNLGLSFQRFHSSLLSQRLGPDGCWDDVTSPQVFTLSDKPSLATDALVNGGMDGVILGIEVSAQSQRPLKLSSLLRRYYCHRLEGEGLDAAPRLISHLRRENFRELARPPLLQRQVVRSLVLQRRLIDHSTMLAQEKEELTAVVREGIKEFVHRYMDCPAIIPRCQWGAAPYRGTPTPLSLPLSFMYIHHTFQPGQPCLTFQQCSADMRSMQRFHQDDRGWDDIGYSFVAGSDGYLYEGRGWHWQGAHTKGYNSKGYGVSFIGDYTSSLPSEQTMELVRDRLASCAVGGGRLVGNFTLYGHRQLVKTSCPGDAFYSEITGWEHFGEVQN